The proteins below come from a single Pradoshia eiseniae genomic window:
- a CDS encoding sigma-70 family RNA polymerase sigma factor: MEELTIERIAGEDRDVLIDELMHQYGQEILQLAYSYVNNRDLAEDLTQEIFVKCYKALHTYKGKAKVRTWLWRIAINHCKDYLKSWYNNHVIPTSDEMLYSRESPQSTEHTVIQQDEDARLAQAVMHLPVNYREVIYLHYFEDRPIREVAEVLSLKENTVKTRMRRGKAILKKSLGGISEWRNG; this comes from the coding sequence GTGGAGGAACTAACAATTGAGCGGATTGCCGGAGAAGATAGGGATGTGCTCATTGATGAATTGATGCATCAATATGGGCAGGAGATTCTGCAGCTGGCTTACTCCTATGTCAATAACCGCGATCTCGCTGAGGATCTCACACAGGAGATTTTCGTGAAATGCTATAAAGCACTGCATACATATAAAGGAAAAGCAAAGGTAAGGACATGGCTTTGGCGAATTGCCATCAATCATTGCAAAGATTATTTGAAAAGCTGGTACAACAATCATGTCATCCCAACAAGCGATGAAATGCTCTATTCACGTGAAAGCCCGCAAAGCACAGAGCATACCGTCATTCAGCAAGATGAGGACGCCCGCTTAGCGCAGGCAGTCATGCACCTGCCCGTCAATTACCGGGAAGTAATTTACCTTCATTATTTTGAAGACAGGCCCATAAGGGAAGTCGCAGAGGTCCTTTCTTTGAAGGAGAATACTGTGAAGACAAGGATGCGCCGCGGGAAAGCAATCCTAAAGAAAAGCTTAGGAGGGATCAGTGAATGGAGAAACGGCTGA
- a CDS encoding glucose-1-dehydrogenase, which translates to MYDSLKDKVVLITGAASGLGRGMAERFGKEQAKVVINYHSDKHDYNAIIDTIKSYGGDAAAVQGDVSNEEDVKKMIDFAVETFGSLDVMINNAGMENQVESHQLSLEDWQKVIDINLTGAFLGSREALKYMVENNIKGSIINMSSVHDRIPWPQFVHYAASKGGVKLMTETLAMEYAPHGIRVNSICPGAIKTPINAEKFDDPEQRKQVEDMIPLGKIGNPEQIAACAVWLASDEASYVTGLSLYADGGMTLYPSFQGGRG; encoded by the coding sequence ATGTATGATAGTTTAAAAGATAAAGTAGTCTTGATCACAGGTGCCGCATCAGGTCTTGGCAGAGGAATGGCGGAGCGGTTTGGGAAAGAACAAGCCAAGGTTGTCATCAATTATCACTCAGATAAGCATGACTACAACGCCATCATTGATACGATAAAATCATACGGCGGTGATGCCGCGGCTGTTCAAGGCGATGTCTCGAACGAAGAGGACGTTAAGAAAATGATAGACTTTGCCGTGGAGACATTCGGCAGCCTAGATGTCATGATCAATAACGCCGGAATGGAAAATCAAGTAGAATCTCATCAATTATCCTTGGAGGATTGGCAGAAGGTCATTGATATCAATCTGACGGGCGCTTTCCTCGGAAGCCGTGAAGCACTCAAATACATGGTAGAAAACAATATTAAAGGCTCGATCATCAATATGTCGTCTGTGCATGACCGGATTCCTTGGCCGCAATTCGTTCACTATGCAGCAAGCAAGGGCGGCGTGAAGCTGATGACTGAAACATTGGCGATGGAATATGCCCCGCATGGCATCAGGGTCAATAGTATTTGCCCGGGTGCCATTAAAACCCCAATCAATGCTGAGAAGTTCGATGACCCTGAACAAAGAAAACAAGTGGAGGACATGATTCCGCTTGGCAAGATTGGAAACCCAGAGCAAATCGCGGCTTGTGCCGTCTGGCTCGCCTCTGATGAAGCAAGCTATGTGACAGGATTATCGCTTTATGCCGATGGCGGTATGACGCTGTACCCGAGCTTCCAAGGAGGAAGAGGGTAA
- a CDS encoding DUF1272 domain-containing protein, giving the protein MTLEMRKKCESCTSLLNDHSIAYICTYECTFCKPCTEAMKQICRNCGGELVRRPRKQ; this is encoded by the coding sequence ATGACATTGGAAATGAGAAAAAAATGTGAGAGTTGCACCTCATTGTTAAATGATCATTCAATCGCATATATTTGTACCTATGAATGTACATTTTGTAAGCCTTGTACAGAAGCTATGAAACAAATATGCCGTAACTGCGGCGGTGAACTAGTTAGAAGACCGAGAAAACAATAA
- a CDS encoding phosphoribosylanthranilate isomerase, producing MAHLKYEEFLRITKKLNEIGIIPLLMGSVGLEVVTDRSWDAEDIDIHVPGDKRGWEVPPEESIFEWEEIMDVMESLGYTLIDLHEHAFSNKGLCVEFGIIDTLPSFAGVELKELEIYQDRGVNFYLLNIPQYIKVYEASSKDSYRADQNNHKDSRKIDFLKSRMKMKEAQSDSL from the coding sequence ATGGCGCACCTAAAATATGAAGAGTTTCTTAGAATCACGAAAAAACTAAATGAAATTGGCATTATTCCATTGTTAATGGGTTCCGTAGGTTTGGAAGTAGTCACAGATAGAAGCTGGGATGCAGAGGATATAGATATTCATGTGCCTGGCGACAAAAGGGGATGGGAAGTCCCGCCTGAGGAGTCTATCTTCGAATGGGAGGAAATCATGGATGTCATGGAGTCATTGGGATATACGCTCATTGATTTGCATGAGCATGCATTCTCTAATAAGGGCTTGTGCGTAGAATTTGGCATTATTGATACGTTGCCAAGCTTCGCTGGAGTCGAATTAAAGGAGTTAGAGATCTATCAGGATAGAGGGGTTAATTTTTACCTATTAAATATTCCGCAATACATAAAAGTTTATGAGGCATCTTCTAAGGATAGCTATCGAGCAGATCAAAACAATCATAAAGATAGCAGAAAAATTGATTTCCTGAAAAGCAGGATGAAAATGAAAGAAGCTCAGAGTGATTCGCTCTGA
- a CDS encoding FtsW/RodA/SpoVE family cell cycle protein: MKYKERFLAVVTGQIRSREARIHVEKELNYHLKETKKYWMDKGMTEIEAEEKAVKQMGDPQKLGVKMNKLHRPKVDWLLLSLLAAVMALGILPILALDAVAYGEMRDSFLQKKSIFGLAGLALAVGIMFFDYRKLQKWGWAFFLMGTAILYGLRWFPNTFSNGEPKFYLPGLGALDCWAALPFFFLAWAQFFRDKRIKAWKLILLFIYSLYLFLMIPNLSITFIYGMMVMIMLWWSHLSKRIVFSLTAGIFTLGTAGIASLYLLGRQYQIQRVEAFIDPKQYANGAGYMYVQLRERMLEASWFGETVKQVNPIPDLHTDYALVGLTSHFGYAASITVMIVLLLFVIRMGAMTVGVKSQYAKLLVVGAVALFSLQFFYNIAMIFGLVPIISMSLPFISYGGVPTIFNAFLIGVVLSVYRRKQFAVLNEEGCKAK, from the coding sequence ATGAAGTATAAGGAACGGTTCTTAGCTGTTGTTACCGGGCAAATACGTTCAAGGGAAGCGCGTATCCATGTTGAAAAAGAATTGAATTATCATCTGAAGGAAACCAAAAAGTATTGGATGGATAAAGGAATGACGGAAATAGAGGCGGAGGAGAAGGCCGTTAAGCAAATGGGTGACCCGCAGAAGCTTGGTGTGAAAATGAACAAGCTTCACCGGCCAAAGGTCGATTGGCTGCTGCTCTCTCTTTTAGCGGCTGTGATGGCTTTAGGGATTCTTCCTATCTTGGCGTTGGATGCTGTAGCATATGGAGAAATGCGCGATTCATTTTTACAGAAGAAGAGTATTTTTGGGTTAGCAGGATTAGCATTAGCTGTTGGTATCATGTTTTTCGATTACCGGAAGCTGCAAAAATGGGGCTGGGCATTTTTCTTAATGGGAACGGCCATTTTGTATGGTCTGCGATGGTTTCCTAACACATTCTCTAACGGAGAGCCAAAATTTTATCTACCAGGGTTAGGAGCATTAGACTGTTGGGCAGCATTGCCATTCTTTTTCCTGGCCTGGGCGCAATTTTTTCGGGATAAAAGAATAAAAGCTTGGAAGCTTATCTTGCTGTTTATCTATTCTCTTTATCTGTTCCTAATGATTCCGAACCTGTCAATCACATTTATCTATGGAATGATGGTCATGATTATGCTTTGGTGGAGCCATTTGAGCAAAAGAATCGTTTTCTCTTTAACTGCAGGAATATTCACTCTAGGAACGGCAGGGATTGCTTCCTTGTATCTTCTTGGGAGGCAATATCAAATTCAGCGTGTGGAGGCATTTATTGATCCTAAGCAATATGCTAATGGAGCTGGATATATGTATGTGCAATTACGTGAGAGAATGCTTGAGGCTAGCTGGTTCGGTGAGACTGTTAAACAAGTGAACCCAATACCAGATCTGCACACTGATTATGCATTGGTTGGCCTGACCTCCCATTTTGGATATGCAGCGTCCATTACAGTCATGATTGTTTTGCTCCTGTTTGTGATACGCATGGGCGCCATGACTGTTGGAGTGAAAAGCCAATATGCAAAATTGCTCGTAGTGGGAGCTGTGGCTCTCTTCTCCTTGCAATTCTTCTACAATATCGCCATGATATTCGGGCTTGTTCCGATTATCTCCATGTCCTTGCCGTTTATCAGCTATGGCGGGGTGCCGACGATATTTAATGCTTTCTTAATAGGGGTTGTGCTAAGTGTGTATCGGCGAAAACAATTTGCGGTCTTGAATGAGGAAGGATGCAAGGCTAAATAG
- a CDS encoding GRP family sugar transporter, which translates to MEGILYALLPALAWGSLVLVSEKLGGDPKSQTLGITTGSLLFGLVMYFIQQPEMSMTVWIVGLISGAGWAIGQLNQFNSVQNMGVSKTVPISTGLQLLGTTFFGVVIFKEWSGTMTIILGLLAIAAIIAGIIMTGVGQGKDSEEGSKKKGAMFLGISTVGFVLYVVIVRWYDIDGWAAILPQGVGMFIATLLLSIKDNPFNKYMVRNVLAGIMWAIGNIGLLLANPLVGVAIGFSFSQMGIVISTLGGIFLLGEKKSKKQLTFIIIGCALVIAGGVMLGFTKE; encoded by the coding sequence ATGGAAGGAATCTTATACGCACTATTGCCCGCGCTTGCGTGGGGAAGCCTGGTGCTTGTCAGTGAAAAACTGGGAGGTGATCCGAAATCCCAGACATTAGGGATTACGACGGGTTCGCTTCTATTCGGTCTCGTCATGTATTTCATCCAGCAGCCGGAGATGAGCATGACGGTATGGATTGTTGGGTTGATTTCCGGGGCGGGCTGGGCGATCGGACAGCTCAATCAATTTAATAGCGTTCAGAATATGGGTGTATCGAAGACAGTACCGATATCTACCGGTCTTCAATTACTCGGGACAACCTTCTTCGGGGTTGTCATTTTCAAGGAATGGTCCGGCACAATGACGATTATTCTTGGGCTGTTGGCGATTGCCGCCATCATCGCCGGTATTATCATGACCGGTGTGGGCCAAGGGAAGGATTCAGAGGAAGGCAGCAAGAAAAAAGGGGCCATGTTCCTTGGCATATCAACGGTTGGATTTGTCCTCTATGTCGTCATTGTCCGCTGGTATGACATTGATGGATGGGCAGCTATCCTGCCGCAGGGGGTCGGGATGTTCATTGCCACACTTCTGCTCTCCATCAAGGATAATCCGTTCAATAAGTATATGGTCCGCAATGTGCTGGCCGGGATTATGTGGGCAATCGGGAATATTGGTCTTTTGCTTGCCAATCCGCTAGTCGGCGTCGCGATAGGTTTCTCTTTCTCACAAATGGGAATAGTCATCTCCACATTGGGGGGCATCTTCCTTCTTGGCGAGAAGAAATCGAAAAAGCAGCTGACGTTTATCATCATCGGATGTGCGCTTGTCATCGCTGGCGGAGTCATGCTTGGATTCACGAAAGAATAA
- a CDS encoding DHH family phosphoesterase yields the protein MYKLLTHNDLDGVGCGILARIAFGDRVKVRYNSIASLNREIESFLEEDSDTYLFITDMSPNEENEKKLQERFASKGMVQLIDHHKTAEHLNEYEWGFVLSIDEEGKGTSATSLFYDYLIRREFLQPAEGLTDFVELIRQYDTWEWEKNENERAHRLNSLLYLTSIDEFEERMVERLQGGELFSFDDFEEKVLGMEYDKMERYLRRKKREVVQTEVSGQVAGVVYAESYLSELGSELGKEFAHLDYIAIMNMGGRRISFRTIHDDIDVSEIAAKHGGGGHAKAAGCSLTEEAYKEYVAKTFPLAHLREDAKRNHYNVKQSSFGTLYHGSKNDTYLLYPKGSEWRIDHNDKVLEIRFKSLDEGERYLKRTHAAWLVRDDEFVEYLMKRVPHRG from the coding sequence ATGTATAAACTACTGACGCATAATGATTTGGATGGTGTTGGCTGCGGCATTTTGGCGAGGATTGCCTTCGGGGATAGGGTGAAAGTGCGCTACAATTCGATTGCCAGCCTGAATCGAGAGATTGAATCCTTCCTTGAAGAGGATTCGGATACATATTTGTTTATTACCGATATGTCTCCGAATGAAGAGAACGAGAAGAAGCTGCAGGAGCGGTTTGCGAGTAAGGGAATGGTTCAGCTGATTGACCATCATAAGACAGCTGAGCATCTGAATGAGTATGAATGGGGATTCGTCCTCTCAATTGATGAGGAGGGAAAGGGGACGAGTGCGACATCGCTTTTCTATGATTATCTCATACGTCGTGAATTTTTACAGCCAGCAGAAGGGTTAACAGATTTCGTAGAGCTTATCCGGCAATATGATACATGGGAGTGGGAGAAGAATGAGAACGAGCGGGCGCACCGTTTGAATTCGCTTCTTTATTTAACCTCGATTGATGAATTTGAGGAGAGAATGGTAGAGAGGCTGCAAGGTGGTGAACTCTTCAGTTTCGATGATTTTGAAGAAAAGGTATTAGGGATGGAATATGACAAAATGGAACGCTATCTTCGCCGGAAGAAACGTGAGGTTGTGCAAACGGAGGTAAGCGGTCAGGTTGCAGGGGTTGTTTACGCGGAATCCTATCTGTCAGAACTGGGGAGCGAGCTCGGTAAGGAATTTGCTCATCTTGATTATATTGCTATCATGAATATGGGCGGAAGAAGGATTTCCTTCCGCACAATCCATGATGATATTGATGTGTCTGAGATTGCGGCCAAGCATGGGGGAGGCGGCCATGCAAAGGCTGCTGGTTGTTCGCTGACAGAGGAGGCCTATAAGGAGTATGTGGCCAAAACCTTTCCGCTTGCCCATTTGCGAGAGGATGCAAAACGGAATCATTATAATGTGAAGCAATCCTCTTTCGGCACCCTTTATCATGGCAGCAAAAATGATACCTACCTCCTTTATCCGAAGGGAAGCGAATGGAGAATTGACCATAATGATAAGGTGCTCGAGATTCGTTTCAAAAGCCTTGATGAGGGGGAGCGGTATTTGAAACGCACGCATGCTGCATGGCTTGTGAGGGATGATGAGTTTGTGGAATATTTGATGAAGCGAGTGCCGCATCGTGGATGA
- a CDS encoding alpha/beta hydrolase gives MYPIWPKTVDMRGETPTLVPYFAPQNPTRSAIIICPGGGYRMRAWHEGEPVARWLNTLGITAFVLHYRVAPAKHPEPLSDAQRAIRYVRHHADEWGLDREKIGILGFSAGGHLAASLSNLHDYPAYQKIDAIDEESSRPDIAILCYPVITMLEHTHAGSLLCLLGDEPNQEKRELLSLENHISKQTPPTFLWHTADDQSVPVINSLMYATALSMAHVPYELHIFEHGRHGLGLAEEEPDAAKWNRLCASWLQRQGYGKR, from the coding sequence ATGTATCCAATCTGGCCAAAAACAGTCGATATGCGTGGTGAAACGCCAACACTTGTTCCATATTTCGCACCCCAAAACCCAACCCGGTCAGCCATCATTATTTGCCCTGGCGGCGGGTACCGAATGCGGGCCTGGCATGAGGGAGAGCCTGTGGCACGGTGGCTGAATACGCTTGGCATCACAGCGTTTGTCCTCCATTACCGAGTAGCTCCGGCTAAGCATCCGGAGCCCCTATCCGATGCGCAGCGGGCGATCCGTTATGTTCGCCATCATGCAGATGAGTGGGGGCTTGACCGTGAAAAGATTGGCATCCTTGGCTTTTCAGCCGGCGGTCATCTAGCAGCCAGTCTCTCCAACCTGCATGATTATCCAGCCTATCAGAAAATCGATGCAATTGATGAAGAGTCATCCCGACCGGATATCGCGATTCTCTGTTATCCGGTCATCACAATGCTTGAGCATACCCATGCCGGTTCTCTTCTCTGTTTGCTAGGGGATGAACCGAATCAAGAGAAACGCGAACTTCTGTCGCTGGAGAACCATATCAGCAAACAAACACCGCCGACCTTCCTTTGGCATACAGCAGATGACCAATCTGTTCCTGTAATCAACAGCCTGATGTATGCAACCGCATTGAGTATGGCTCATGTTCCGTATGAGCTCCATATATTCGAGCATGGACGTCATGGGCTCGGTCTTGCAGAGGAGGAACCAGACGCGGCCAAATGGAATAGACTCTGCGCAAGCTGGCTTCAAAGGCAAGGCTATGGTAAAAGATAA
- a CDS encoding PadR family transcriptional regulator, with the protein MEKRLRGLKKAMENTYMQELEFTSMMKKRIHDSIAKEAISEQDVLTSLLELLAKERTGFELTGLLQARGIRKYEDDEGSLYSLLHEQEHRGIIASSWGSSGEKYYRLTDKGRRVLEKTSKRASRARFSFKEQSEG; encoded by the coding sequence ATGGAGAAACGGCTGAGGGGACTTAAGAAGGCGATGGAGAATACATATATGCAAGAGCTTGAGTTCACAAGCATGATGAAGAAACGCATTCATGATTCTATCGCGAAAGAAGCGATTAGCGAACAGGATGTTCTCACTAGTCTGCTTGAGCTGCTTGCCAAGGAACGAACAGGCTTTGAATTGACTGGGCTGCTGCAAGCAAGAGGCATACGAAAATATGAAGACGACGAAGGCTCTTTATATAGCCTTCTGCATGAACAGGAGCACAGGGGTATTATTGCATCGTCCTGGGGCTCTTCTGGAGAAAAATATTATCGACTGACAGATAAAGGGAGACGTGTTCTTGAAAAAACGAGTAAACGGGCTTCGCGTGCCCGCTTTTCCTTCAAGGAACAGTCAGAGGGGTGA
- a CDS encoding AraC family transcriptional regulator → MLAADRLKDLNKICQIVFSISKIDVRYINEEDTALIQKVKQNIPAVLQNFEDDFRQINDYLKRHPTNSFYYYINCFRQQYIAVGIWNQTTYNGFIMAGPFLSSVPGTDFLSSIISENKIPISEQTALQEFYESLSVVHNSASNSIGELLVNLCSNIFIEAKLITSDPPPSSQSKESIKTLIDENKHIIETVYRQEQEFMQAIMTGDKEKIQNIKVNIHDTYLENRVPESPIRASKNLILVVNTLCRVAAKYGGVHPVYIHEISDKYAILIERAPNMPHLNKVVEVMLDEYCDLVKEYSTLHYSELVKKAVDYIRLNIDSPLTLHGIADAIHANPSHLSRKFKQETGQSVIDFINHKRVESAKIYLHNKQNSITDVAFIVGFNDVNYFSRVFKKFTSMTPSQYMKQHKRKNDGE, encoded by the coding sequence ATGTTAGCAGCAGACCGCCTAAAGGACTTAAACAAAATCTGTCAAATCGTCTTTTCCATTAGCAAGATTGACGTAAGATATATTAATGAGGAAGATACGGCGCTTATCCAGAAGGTTAAGCAAAATATCCCCGCTGTCTTGCAGAACTTCGAGGATGATTTTAGACAAATAAACGATTATCTTAAAAGACATCCTACAAATTCTTTTTACTACTATATAAATTGTTTTCGACAGCAATATATCGCTGTCGGTATTTGGAATCAAACAACTTACAATGGCTTCATAATGGCCGGTCCTTTTTTATCAAGCGTACCCGGAACAGATTTTTTAAGCAGTATTATTTCAGAAAACAAAATACCAATTAGTGAACAAACAGCCCTGCAGGAATTTTATGAATCCCTTTCGGTCGTTCATAATAGTGCCAGTAATAGTATTGGTGAATTACTGGTTAATTTATGCTCGAATATCTTCATTGAGGCAAAATTAATTACCTCAGATCCGCCGCCATCCTCGCAAAGTAAGGAATCCATTAAAACCCTCATCGATGAAAATAAACACATCATTGAAACGGTTTATCGCCAAGAGCAGGAATTCATGCAAGCCATTATGACTGGCGACAAGGAGAAGATCCAAAATATTAAAGTTAATATCCATGATACTTATTTAGAAAACCGAGTACCTGAAAGCCCAATCCGAGCTTCAAAAAATTTGATACTTGTAGTGAACACGCTCTGCCGTGTAGCGGCCAAATATGGCGGTGTTCATCCTGTCTATATACATGAAATATCCGATAAATATGCCATCTTAATTGAGCGTGCACCAAATATGCCTCATTTAAACAAGGTGGTCGAAGTCATGCTGGATGAGTATTGTGATCTCGTAAAGGAATATTCCACTCTCCATTATAGTGAGCTGGTCAAAAAAGCCGTTGATTATATCCGCTTAAATATTGACAGCCCCTTAACCTTGCATGGAATAGCTGATGCCATTCATGCCAACCCTTCGCATCTATCCAGAAAGTTCAAGCAGGAGACCGGACAAAGCGTCATCGACTTCATTAATCACAAACGCGTAGAATCGGCGAAGATCTATCTCCATAACAAGCAAAATTCCATTACTGATGTTGCCTTTATCGTGGGGTTTAATGACGTCAATTATTTCAGTCGCGTGTTTAAGAAGTTTACTTCCATGACCCCTTCTCAATATATGAAACAGCATAAACGGAAAAATGATGGTGAATGA
- a CDS encoding isochorismatase family protein codes for MNQTLLIIDAQQELIDGNQEESEVFNKEQLIRNINLLIKQAREFDIPVVFVRDSDVADGKGAGFQVHDQIKVPADALFFDKAATNCFHGTGLLNHLKSQEIGHIVIAGCKTQHCIDSAVRTATINGFDVTLAGDAHSTENSDSLRAEQIINHHNETLHGHYNVEHFSLVRNTTEDLFHPLHDSYRE; via the coding sequence TTGAATCAAACATTATTAATCATTGATGCTCAACAGGAATTAATCGATGGAAATCAAGAAGAAAGTGAAGTCTTCAATAAAGAGCAGCTTATCAGAAATATTAACCTACTGATTAAACAAGCAAGGGAGTTTGATATCCCAGTTGTATTTGTCAGAGATTCAGATGTTGCTGATGGCAAAGGAGCAGGCTTTCAAGTTCATGATCAAATTAAGGTCCCTGCTGATGCTTTATTTTTTGATAAAGCCGCAACGAATTGCTTCCATGGAACAGGGCTTCTAAATCATTTGAAGTCTCAAGAAATAGGCCATATTGTTATTGCGGGTTGTAAAACACAGCATTGTATTGATAGTGCTGTCAGAACTGCAACCATCAATGGTTTCGATGTTACATTAGCCGGTGATGCCCATTCTACAGAAAACAGTGATTCTTTAAGGGCAGAACAAATTATTAATCACCATAACGAAACTCTTCATGGCCATTACAATGTGGAGCACTTTTCACTGGTCAGGAATACAACGGAAGACTTGTTTCATCCGCTTCATGACTCATACAGAGAATGA
- a CDS encoding VC0807 family protein, which yields MKNKVVLWDLICYLIFPLVIWNVLNDRIDEYYAMLISTVPGIIYSILRFIEYKRINFFGLVMIGTLMIGTLIDVLSGSALQMMWNNVYYSLGLAVFFLVTNFINKPTSLLFALDLTEMQGYDRQMLKESYYQPKILYVFKLITYGFVIQSLLKAGIDAWLILQHGVDAYGKSIITKRVITGSIGLICMYGFFHISKMLKNQQESNTVTPD from the coding sequence GTGAAGAATAAAGTAGTTCTATGGGACTTGATTTGTTATCTCATATTCCCTCTTGTCATTTGGAACGTGCTGAATGATCGCATCGATGAATATTATGCGATGCTTATTTCAACGGTACCCGGCATTATTTACAGTATTTTGAGATTCATAGAATATAAGAGGATTAATTTCTTTGGTCTTGTCATGATTGGCACGCTAATGATTGGAACACTCATTGATGTGCTTTCAGGCTCTGCCCTGCAAATGATGTGGAACAATGTGTACTATTCCCTCGGGCTCGCTGTCTTTTTCCTTGTGACTAACTTTATTAACAAGCCCACATCCTTGCTCTTTGCACTCGATCTTACGGAGATGCAGGGCTATGACAGGCAGATGTTAAAGGAGAGCTACTATCAGCCGAAGATATTATACGTATTTAAGCTAATCACCTATGGTTTTGTGATCCAATCCCTTTTGAAAGCTGGGATTGATGCATGGCTAATCCTCCAGCATGGAGTCGATGCCTACGGCAAGTCCATCATAACGAAGAGAGTGATTACCGGAAGTATTGGTCTTATTTGCATGTACGGATTCTTTCATATATCCAAAATGCTCAAGAACCAGCAGGAGTCAAATACAGTCACGCCCGATTAA
- a CDS encoding LysE family translocator, with protein sequence MVNFYLFVLMCIFLIILPGPDTAVATKNTLSHGRSAGFKTAVGTCCALMIHTSAAVLGLSAIIVKSAFLFSVFKYVGAIYLIYLGAKTLWSLWKREEAMVTETQPKVQFEKASYFKQGFLTNILNPKVAVFFLTFLPQFVESGSNTLLPFLLMGITYTVLTAVWFLLYVYLINQISVFMKKPKAQAMIEGITGTILIGFGIKLALEKAQH encoded by the coding sequence ATGGTGAACTTCTATCTCTTTGTCCTCATGTGCATTTTCCTGATTATTTTGCCTGGGCCCGATACGGCTGTCGCGACCAAAAACACGCTTAGCCACGGAAGAAGCGCTGGCTTTAAAACGGCCGTTGGCACTTGCTGCGCCTTAATGATTCATACTTCCGCCGCCGTGTTAGGTCTTTCCGCCATTATCGTGAAATCCGCTTTTCTTTTTTCTGTCTTCAAATACGTCGGAGCCATTTATTTGATATACCTAGGGGCCAAGACTTTATGGTCTCTTTGGAAGCGAGAAGAGGCAATGGTCACAGAAACGCAGCCTAAGGTACAATTCGAAAAAGCATCCTATTTCAAGCAAGGATTCTTAACCAATATCCTCAATCCGAAAGTGGCTGTCTTCTTCCTGACCTTCCTGCCGCAATTCGTTGAATCAGGCAGCAATACCCTACTTCCATTCCTGCTCATGGGAATCACCTATACCGTGTTGACGGCCGTTTGGTTCCTTCTATATGTTTATTTGATCAATCAAATCAGCGTCTTCATGAAGAAACCGAAAGCACAGGCGATGATTGAAGGAATTACTGGCACAATCCTGATTGGATTTGGGATTAAGCTAGCACTAGAGAAGGCGCAACACTAA